The Deinococcus sp. Leaf326 genome contains a region encoding:
- the cobJ gene encoding precorrin-3B C(17)-methyltransferase, with protein sequence MTAPPGTGHLSLVSVGPGDLSLVPERARDALLRADVIVAYDLYLRWVAPLITTQEVLTPPLTQEKERARLAIARAQAGQRVALVSSGDIGVYAMAGLVFEDLPESPDFGVEVIPGITSATACASLLGSPLTHDFATLSLSDLLCPWEWIEHRARHIAEADLACVLYNVQSKARQEGVYRVLRVMLEHKRPETVCGVVRNAYREDQEMRVTTLGELLEQKFDMLTTVVIGNRFTERKGRWMYTPRGYNDWQPDTAPELAPTHDLPEGAIWVYGGTRDGNALALSLAEAGQQVVLNVATELGAQVAPAHPNLRLYDGPAGAEARRRALRGARAVVDATHPYAGIITPQLREITAELGVPYLRYERPSSLPNPLPDGVVLADSFVDAARMAAPHGRVFLATGSKDLAAFREAAPAAEVFVRVTPQPQVMARVLELGVPPCNVSAMVGPFSHEFNVAQWRAWGVNAVVTKDSGTEGGLPAKLSAARELGVPLIVVRRPETVPGAFSSPEALLQSLKELV encoded by the coding sequence ATGACCGCGCCGCCCGGCACCGGGCATCTGAGCCTCGTCTCGGTCGGCCCCGGCGACCTCTCGCTGGTGCCCGAGCGGGCGCGCGACGCCCTGCTGCGGGCCGACGTGATCGTGGCCTACGACCTGTACCTGCGCTGGGTCGCGCCGCTCATCACCACCCAGGAAGTCCTGACGCCGCCGCTGACGCAGGAAAAGGAACGCGCCCGCCTCGCCATCGCCCGCGCCCAGGCCGGGCAGCGGGTGGCGTTGGTGAGCAGCGGCGACATCGGCGTGTACGCGATGGCGGGGCTGGTCTTCGAGGACCTGCCCGAGTCGCCCGACTTCGGGGTAGAAGTGATTCCGGGCATCACGAGCGCCACGGCCTGCGCGAGCCTGCTGGGATCGCCGCTGACGCACGACTTCGCCACGCTCAGTCTCTCGGACCTGCTGTGCCCCTGGGAGTGGATCGAGCACCGCGCGCGCCACATCGCCGAGGCCGACCTCGCCTGCGTGTTGTACAACGTGCAGAGCAAGGCCCGCCAGGAGGGCGTATACCGCGTCCTCCGCGTGATGCTGGAGCACAAGCGCCCGGAGACGGTGTGCGGCGTGGTCCGCAACGCTTACCGCGAGGATCAGGAGATGCGCGTGACCACGCTGGGCGAGCTGCTGGAACAGAAGTTCGACATGCTCACCACCGTGGTGATCGGCAACCGCTTCACCGAGCGCAAAGGCCGTTGGATGTATACCCCGCGCGGCTACAACGACTGGCAACCGGACACCGCGCCCGAGCTTGCGCCGACCCATGATCTTCCCGAAGGCGCGATCTGGGTCTACGGGGGCACCCGCGACGGCAATGCCCTGGCCCTGAGTCTGGCCGAAGCCGGGCAACAGGTCGTCCTGAATGTCGCGACCGAACTGGGCGCGCAGGTGGCCCCGGCGCATCCGAACCTGCGCCTGTACGACGGTCCTGCCGGAGCCGAGGCGCGGCGGCGCGCGCTGCGCGGGGCGCGGGCGGTCGTGGACGCTACGCACCCGTATGCCGGGATCATCACGCCGCAGCTCCGTGAGATCACGGCCGAACTGGGCGTGCCCTACCTGCGCTACGAGCGGCCTTCTAGCCTGCCCAACCCGCTGCCGGACGGCGTGGTGCTGGCCGACTCCTTCGTGGACGCCGCCCGGATGGCCGCGCCGCATGGCCGGGTCTTCCTGGCGACCGGCAGCAAGGATCTCGCTGCCTTCCGCGAGGCCGCCCCCGCCGCCGAGGTCTTCGTGCGCGTGACGCCGCAGCCCCAAGTCATGGCCCGCGTACTGGAACTCGGCGTGCCGCCCTGCAACGTCAGCGCGATGGTCGGCCCATTTTCGCACGAGTTCAATGTGGCGCAGTGGCGGGCGTGGGGCGTCAACGCGGTCGTCACCAAGGACAGCGGCACTGAGGGCGGCCTGCCCGCCAAGCTGAGCGCCGCGCGCGAACTGGGCGTGCCCCTGATCGTGGTGCGCCGCCCCGAAACCGTTCCAGGCGCGTTTTCTTCACCCGAAGCACTGCTACAGTCCCTCAAGGAGTTGGTATGA
- the cobI gene encoding precorrin-2 C(20)-methyltransferase produces the protein MTPSKLGRFTGLGVGPGPEGLLPVAALRALQGADVIYAPRSRVSDSSVALDALRGLDFPRDRVREVEFLMDGDDRRIGEHYAALAREIAARGRGGEQVVYLTIGDAMTYSTLGYLVAALRTEAPDLPTRVLPGVTSYATAAALTGFPLGEGKERVLILPCPDNLDALRADLLGHDLTVLMKVGRRLPGVLALLDELGIAEHCALAHRLGLDGEVVLPSLGTGVPDAEKLGYLSVLLIRRQPPQRFKEIK, from the coding sequence GTGACCCCTTCCAAACTGGGCAGGTTTACCGGCCTCGGCGTCGGCCCCGGCCCGGAAGGGCTGCTCCCGGTGGCGGCGCTGCGGGCGCTTCAGGGGGCAGACGTGATCTACGCGCCGCGCTCGCGGGTGTCGGACAGTTCGGTGGCGCTGGACGCCCTGCGCGGCCTGGACTTCCCGCGTGACCGGGTGCGGGAGGTCGAGTTCCTGATGGACGGTGACGACAGGCGCATCGGGGAGCACTACGCCGCCCTGGCCCGCGAAATCGCCGCGCGGGGCCGGGGGGGCGAACAGGTCGTCTACCTGACCATCGGGGACGCCATGACCTATTCCACGCTGGGCTATCTGGTAGCGGCCCTGCGTACCGAAGCGCCCGACCTGCCCACGCGCGTGCTGCCGGGCGTCACGAGCTACGCCACGGCGGCGGCTCTGACCGGGTTCCCCTTGGGCGAGGGCAAGGAGCGAGTGCTGATCCTCCCCTGCCCGGACAACTTGGACGCCCTGCGCGCCGACCTCCTGGGCCACGACCTCACCGTGCTGATGAAAGTCGGGCGGCGTTTGCCGGGCGTGCTGGCGCTGCTGGACGAGCTGGGCATCGCCGAACACTGCGCGCTGGCGCACCGCCTGGGCCTGGACGGCGAGGTCGTGCTGCCCAGCCTGGGCACGGGCGTGCCGGACGCCGAAAAGTTGGGCTACCTGAGTGTGCTGCTGATCCGTCGGCAGCCGCCGCAGAGATTCAAGGAGATTAAATGA
- a CDS encoding cobalamin biosynthesis protein codes for MTAPLALWPVRRETEALAEHLALQFNAVLHRPWQHAGRQLDAFSAAFAGAQAWVLIGAVGIATRFIAGLPRDKHTDPAVVVLDDAARFAVALLGGHEGGANALAYAVARATGAVPVVTTATEAVKPLTLGVGCRRGVSAEQIAAAVTHALAGHPLSDVREVATVDLKADETGLLAYCETHTLPLRVFARADLAGRAYVTQPSDWVQQNVGLPGVCEPCALLASPRGELIVPKTALNGVTVAVVEDRGWRPTEQIAGGQA; via the coding sequence ATGACCGCCCCCCTCGCCCTCTGGCCCGTGCGCCGCGAGACGGAAGCCCTGGCCGAACACCTCGCCCTACAGTTCAACGCCGTGCTGCACCGCCCCTGGCAGCACGCGGGGCGGCAACTGGACGCCTTCAGTGCCGCCTTTGCGGGCGCGCAAGCCTGGGTGCTGATCGGCGCGGTGGGCATCGCCACCCGGTTTATCGCCGGGCTGCCCCGCGACAAGCACACCGATCCGGCTGTGGTCGTACTGGACGACGCGGCCCGCTTCGCCGTGGCCCTGCTCGGCGGGCACGAGGGCGGCGCGAACGCCCTGGCCTACGCCGTGGCACGCGCCACCGGGGCCGTGCCGGTCGTGACCACAGCCACCGAAGCCGTCAAACCCCTCACGCTGGGCGTCGGCTGCCGGCGCGGCGTGAGTGCCGAGCAGATCGCGGCGGCGGTGACGCACGCGCTGGCGGGCCACCCGCTGAGTGATGTGCGCGAGGTCGCTACCGTGGACCTCAAGGCCGACGAAACCGGACTGCTGGCCTACTGCGAGACGCACACGCTGCCGCTGCGGGTCTTCGCCCGCGCCGATCTGGCGGGCCGCGCCTACGTCACGCAGCCCAGCGACTGGGTGCAGCAGAACGTGGGGCTGCCCGGTGTGTGCGAACCCTGCGCCCTGCTCGCCAGCCCACGCGGCGAACTGATCGTGCCGAAAACAGCCCTGAACGGCGTGACCGTCGCGGTGGTCGAGGACCGGGGCTGGCGGCCAACCGAGCAGATCGCCGGAGGACAGGCATGA
- the cobM gene encoding precorrin-4 C(11)-methyltransferase translates to MKVYFIGAGPGAPDLITVRGARLLAACRLILYAGSLVPEAVLEHAAPDAERYNTAELNLDEQVALYRRAQDEGLDVARVHSGDPAIYGATAEQMRALRELGIPYEVVPGVSSFTASAAALGAELTRPNVTQTIILTRMSGRASPVPERENFASLAAHGASLCVFLGGNQLAEIVGELRAGYPDDTPVALVQRASQPEERRHVATLGTVLDDIRPSEWALTTMLIVSPALAGVEEAEGSRLYAPEYAHRFRRAVKDGE, encoded by the coding sequence ATGAAGGTCTATTTCATCGGGGCCGGGCCGGGAGCGCCCGACCTCATCACCGTGCGCGGGGCGCGGCTGCTTGCGGCCTGCCGCCTCATCCTGTACGCCGGATCGCTGGTGCCGGAGGCCGTGCTGGAACACGCCGCCCCGGATGCCGAGCGCTACAACACCGCCGAGCTGAACCTGGACGAGCAGGTGGCCCTTTACCGACGCGCGCAGGACGAAGGGCTGGACGTAGCTCGCGTGCACAGCGGCGATCCGGCCATCTACGGCGCGACCGCCGAGCAGATGCGGGCGCTGCGCGAGCTGGGCATCCCCTATGAAGTGGTGCCGGGAGTGAGCAGCTTCACCGCCAGCGCCGCCGCCCTGGGGGCGGAACTGACCCGCCCGAACGTCACGCAGACGATCATCCTGACCCGCATGTCGGGCCGCGCCAGCCCCGTCCCCGAGCGCGAGAACTTCGCCAGTCTGGCCGCGCATGGGGCCAGCCTGTGCGTGTTCCTGGGAGGCAACCAACTGGCCGAAATCGTGGGCGAACTGCGGGCCGGCTACCCAGACGACACCCCGGTGGCCCTGGTGCAGCGCGCCAGCCAGCCGGAGGAACGCCGCCACGTCGCCACGCTGGGGACCGTACTGGACGACATCCGTCCCAGCGAGTGGGCACTGACCACCATGCTCATCGTCAGCCCCGCGCTGGCGGGTGTGGAGGAAGCCGAGGGCAGCCGCCTGTACGCCCCCGAGTACGCGCACCGCTTCCGGCGGGCCGTAAAGGACGGCGAATGA